The Pseudanabaena galeata CCNP1313 genome includes a region encoding these proteins:
- the dacB gene encoding D-alanyl-D-alanine carboxypeptidase/D-alanyl-D-alanine endopeptidase has protein sequence MRNTIFIKITLVVISLITAAPAQANSNRLCPAQLQREVEKVAQSPKLKAARVGVFVQTNSPSPQVLANLDGDRYFIPASNAKLFVTAIALKALGPNYQFATRLMSHDLPNANGELENGLWLIGSGDPSFNSKTGLKSLVNQLKRKGVKRINGGIWSLTSRRGAEVSGSWEWSDLQHYYAAIASPFTINENSLYWTVSPDEVGKPPIFTWDNPEWAKDWRIQNQAITASADSPYSLKVERPYGQNLLIITGQIPEKSKPRLGGVAIPDPEANFLDLLRQELTVQGIEISSDITASKKLPPTKDLAINLSPPISQLIIITNKDSNNLYAELLLRALGDRLQGISPDDSVKGGMLAISQYLQSVNIPSAQVSLADGSGLSRHSLTTPKAIVQLLQTVASDRNFRQSLAIANVDGTLTNRFKNTSAQSLLQAKTGTLSGAIVLSGYASPQNYREVVFSIIINNSNLTPRELQKYVDEIALLLTRLEPCE, from the coding sequence TTGAGAAATACAATATTTATCAAGATTACTTTAGTTGTAATTTCTCTAATTACGGCTGCTCCTGCTCAGGCAAATAGTAATCGTCTTTGTCCAGCGCAATTACAAAGAGAAGTAGAAAAAGTTGCTCAATCCCCTAAATTAAAGGCTGCGCGAGTTGGTGTATTTGTCCAAACTAACTCACCTAGTCCCCAAGTATTAGCGAACCTTGATGGGGATCGCTATTTTATACCTGCCTCAAATGCCAAACTGTTTGTAACGGCGATCGCTCTAAAAGCATTAGGTCCCAACTATCAATTTGCTACACGGTTGATGTCGCATGATTTACCTAATGCCAATGGTGAGCTAGAAAACGGATTATGGCTAATTGGATCGGGAGATCCTAGTTTTAACTCAAAGACTGGCTTAAAATCACTAGTTAATCAACTCAAAAGGAAAGGAGTAAAGCGGATTAATGGTGGAATTTGGTCATTGACATCTCGCAGAGGAGCAGAAGTTTCTGGTAGCTGGGAATGGTCAGATTTACAACATTACTATGCAGCGATCGCCTCTCCTTTCACAATCAATGAAAACTCTCTCTATTGGACAGTGAGTCCTGATGAAGTTGGCAAACCTCCAATCTTTACATGGGACAACCCCGAATGGGCTAAAGATTGGCGCATCCAAAATCAAGCAATCACAGCTAGTGCAGATTCTCCCTACAGTTTAAAAGTTGAACGCCCCTATGGACAAAACCTACTAATCATTACTGGGCAAATCCCTGAAAAGTCAAAACCCAGACTCGGCGGTGTAGCTATTCCTGATCCTGAAGCTAATTTTTTAGATTTATTACGCCAAGAACTAACCGTTCAAGGTATTGAAATCTCATCAGATATCACTGCTTCAAAAAAGCTTCCACCCACCAAAGATTTAGCGATCAATCTCTCTCCACCAATCTCTCAATTAATTATTATCACCAACAAAGATAGTAATAATCTCTATGCTGAATTGTTACTAAGAGCTTTAGGTGATCGCCTTCAAGGTATCAGTCCCGATGACAGTGTTAAGGGAGGGATGTTAGCTATTAGCCAATACCTACAGTCCGTGAATATTCCATCTGCTCAAGTTTCTCTAGCTGATGGCTCTGGATTGTCCCGTCACAGTTTAACTACACCAAAAGCGATCGTTCAACTTTTGCAAACCGTTGCAAGCGATCGCAATTTTCGTCAATCATTGGCGATCGCCAATGTTGATGGCACATTGACCAATCGATTTAAAAATACTTCAGCGCAAAGTTTACTACAAGCCAAGACGGGAACACTATCAGGCGCAATTGTTCTGTCAGGTTATGCTAGTCCTCAAAATTATCGTGAAGTGGTTTTCAGTATCATCATTAATAACAGCAATCTTACACCGAGAGAATTGCAAAAGTATGTTGATGAGATTGCCCTACTACTAACTCGCCTTGAACCCTGTGAATGA
- a CDS encoding methyltransferase domain-containing protein, with protein MANLLRLILRFVLIAAITSSTLLACNSLMFNNSTSSSDPLENKPENKPLPPLPSMATKDIEPERIPDAPYVQTPPEVVLKMLEMAKVDKNDVVYDLGSGDGRIVITAAQKFGAKAIGIEIDPELIRESDRESKAAIAKTPEIRDRIKFIKQDLFKADLSDATVITLYLLPLANLRVRSEILPKLKSGTRVVSHEYNLGDLPPKQIEKVKVGNREHRIYLWILDD; from the coding sequence ATGGCAAATTTATTGAGATTGATCTTGAGGTTTGTGTTGATTGCTGCCATCACATCATCAACATTATTGGCTTGTAATTCTCTGATGTTTAATAATTCAACATCGTCAAGTGATCCCTTAGAAAATAAACCAGAAAACAAACCATTGCCGCCGCTTCCCTCCATGGCGACTAAAGATATTGAACCAGAGCGTATTCCCGATGCTCCGTATGTACAAACGCCGCCAGAAGTAGTTCTAAAAATGCTAGAAATGGCAAAGGTTGATAAAAATGATGTTGTTTATGATCTAGGTAGTGGCGATGGTCGAATCGTGATTACTGCTGCACAAAAATTTGGAGCAAAGGCAATCGGTATCGAGATTGATCCTGAGTTAATTAGGGAATCAGATCGAGAATCAAAGGCTGCGATCGCCAAAACACCAGAAATTCGCGATCGCATTAAATTTATTAAACAAGATCTTTTTAAAGCCGATTTAAGTGACGCTACTGTAATTACCCTTTATCTTCTACCACTGGCAAATCTACGAGTACGCTCTGAAATTTTACCAAAATTAAAGTCAGGAACAAGAGTTGTTTCCCATGAATACAACTTAGGAGATTTACCTCCTAAACAAATTGAGAAAGTTAAGGTTGGCAATCGCGAACATAGAATTTATCTATGGATTTTAGATGATTAG
- a CDS encoding MlaE family lipid ABC transporter permease subunit gives MGNFGSWLIKLGQSCLLIGQIITHVLIYRRFHWRNTIEQMSIVGTESLLITLITASFVGAVFTIQVAREFINFGAQQAIGGILAIALARELIPVLTAVIIAGRVGSAFAAEIGTMQVTEQIDALYMLRTNPVDYLATPRAIACLLMLPVLTILGFLTGMVGGLFLSQAMYAIPQSMFLNSVQNLLKPWDLIAALIKSSIFGVLIAAIGTTWGLTTTGGAKGVGESTTTAVVTALLAIFISNFFLSWAFFQGIGSSLTGS, from the coding sequence ATGGGAAATTTTGGCAGTTGGCTAATTAAGCTTGGGCAAAGTTGTTTACTAATCGGTCAAATCATCACCCATGTTTTGATCTATCGCCGCTTTCATTGGCGCAATACGATTGAGCAAATGTCGATAGTTGGCACAGAGTCACTGCTGATCACTTTAATTACGGCTTCCTTTGTTGGTGCTGTCTTCACAATTCAAGTGGCACGAGAATTTATTAACTTTGGCGCACAACAAGCGATCGGTGGGATTTTGGCGATCGCCTTAGCCCGTGAGTTAATCCCTGTATTGACAGCGGTAATTATCGCGGGGCGTGTGGGTTCAGCATTTGCTGCGGAAATTGGCACAATGCAAGTAACTGAACAAATTGATGCGCTCTACATGCTCCGCACAAATCCCGTTGATTATCTAGCAACACCACGTGCGATCGCTTGTTTGTTGATGCTACCTGTCCTCACAATTTTAGGTTTTTTAACAGGTATGGTAGGTGGCTTGTTTTTATCTCAAGCCATGTATGCGATTCCTCAGAGCATGTTTCTTAACTCTGTGCAGAATTTACTGAAGCCTTGGGATTTAATTGCGGCGCTAATCAAATCCAGTATTTTTGGAGTTTTGATTGCAGCGATCGGTACAACATGGGGCTTAACCACTACAGGTGGTGCAAAGGGTGTGGGTGAGTCCACTACTACCGCAGTTGTGACGGCATTACTGGCGATCTTTATCAGTAACTTCTTTTTGTCGTGGGCTTTCTTTCAAGGTATTGGCTCATCACTGACTGGCTCATAG
- a CDS encoding glycoside hydrolase family 3 N-terminal domain-containing protein produces MLPINLPDIDSLSLIEQVSQMVVVRTCGMLYDHQIQYPQWELNNAKLQTLIGEYGVGGVILLGGSAPEIALRTQQMQSWAKIPLLIAADIEEGVGQRFSGATWFPPPMALQAVSMKYAEAMGKITAEEALAIGLNWVLAPIVDVNNNPDNPVINVRAFGITVGEVMGATRGFIAGAKQYPVLTTAKHFPGHGDTSVDSHLQTPMIPHDRQRFENVEFPPFINAIAAGVDAIMSAHILVPAFDRHNIATLSHHIITGILRNELGFEGLITTDALIMSGVANLGSPEAIAVQAVKAGVDILLMPVDPIATIHAICEAVESREIDRDQIRASVQRIWRAKQRVCGIPPNLKKLGNPLNLGIAKSIATKSINVYSSIANLQSITVQERIEANYLNLIIVDDPLTCDEFLNSRSPAVLLPKNNGYQRIVADGLTLANLKYDQFSQIFIQIFSRGNPFRGNTNLQDKIQILVTELTLEHKLQALVLYGSPYSLDRLLPLLPIQMPWGFAYSQQPESQEAVLQKLGFDQS; encoded by the coding sequence ATGTTGCCAATCAACTTGCCTGATATTGACAGCCTTAGCCTCATTGAGCAAGTTTCTCAAATGGTGGTGGTTCGCACCTGCGGGATGCTTTACGACCATCAGATTCAGTATCCACAGTGGGAGTTGAACAATGCAAAATTACAAACTCTGATCGGCGAATATGGAGTTGGCGGTGTAATTTTACTCGGTGGTAGTGCGCCAGAAATTGCCCTTAGAACGCAGCAGATGCAGTCGTGGGCTAAGATTCCGTTGTTGATTGCTGCTGATATTGAGGAGGGTGTAGGACAACGCTTTAGTGGTGCAACATGGTTCCCGCCGCCGATGGCTTTGCAAGCAGTGTCTATGAAATACGCCGAGGCGATGGGTAAAATCACGGCGGAGGAAGCCTTGGCGATCGGACTCAATTGGGTGCTTGCGCCGATTGTTGATGTCAATAACAATCCTGATAATCCTGTGATTAATGTGCGAGCCTTTGGGATTACAGTCGGCGAAGTGATGGGAGCAACGCGAGGATTTATCGCGGGAGCCAAGCAGTATCCTGTGTTGACGACTGCCAAGCATTTCCCCGGACATGGCGATACATCTGTGGATTCGCATTTACAAACACCAATGATCCCCCACGATCGCCAAAGATTTGAGAATGTGGAGTTTCCGCCATTTATCAATGCGATCGCGGCGGGAGTGGATGCAATTATGAGCGCACATATTCTAGTGCCAGCTTTTGATCGTCATAATATTGCAACTTTGTCACACCATATCATTACGGGAATTTTGCGGAACGAGTTAGGGTTCGAGGGACTGATTACCACTGACGCGCTAATTATGTCAGGGGTGGCGAATTTGGGTAGTCCTGAAGCGATCGCTGTCCAAGCTGTCAAGGCTGGCGTAGATATTTTGCTGATGCCTGTCGATCCGATCGCCACAATTCATGCCATCTGTGAAGCTGTGGAATCCAGAGAAATAGATCGCGATCAAATTCGAGCCTCAGTTCAAAGGATATGGAGAGCGAAACAAAGAGTTTGTGGTATTCCTCCTAATCTTAAAAAATTAGGCAATCCTCTGAATCTAGGAATTGCCAAGTCGATCGCCACAAAATCGATAAATGTTTATTCCTCAATTGCCAATCTACAATCTATTACTGTTCAAGAACGCATCGAAGCAAATTATCTGAACTTAATTATTGTTGATGATCCCCTGACTTGCGATGAATTTCTCAACTCGCGATCGCCTGCGGTGTTATTGCCAAAAAACAATGGCTATCAGCGCATTGTCGCAGATGGATTGACTTTAGCAAATCTAAAATACGACCAATTTTCGCAAATATTTATCCAAATTTTCAGTCGTGGCAATCCATTTCGTGGCAATACCAATTTGCAGGATAAGATTCAAATTTTAGTAACAGAATTGACATTAGAGCATAAACTGCAAGCTTTAGTCCTCTATGGCAGTCCCTACTCACTAGATCGATTGTTGCCGCTATTACCAATCCAAATGCCTTGGGGGTTTGCCTATAGTCAACAGCCAGAGTCACAGGAAGCTGTTTTGCAAAAACTGGGTTTTGACCAAAGCTAA
- a CDS encoding chorismate lyase → MTISSAQSIQIPDSQSLNGESISAWNRIEEPMWQGSEADIRKGLPFNLLSPTWQMFLMGDGAPTRHLQLLTQSDISVEVLAMTNIGDDNDNAPSDISLIAAPRIRRQIFLRSQQTGEIFSHATSWWSEAAMQKYLKDPSLPIWVSLNQKYTELYRDLKGIYKGACPNLAKAFGYPEVDTYWARHYLLWHGGEPITMLYEIYSPAIGKYLGSSSL, encoded by the coding sequence ATGACTATCTCATCTGCTCAAAGCATTCAAATTCCTGACTCTCAATCTCTCAACGGGGAAAGTATTTCCGCGTGGAATCGTATCGAAGAACCCATGTGGCAGGGCAGCGAAGCTGATATTCGTAAAGGTTTACCTTTTAATTTACTGTCTCCCACTTGGCAAATGTTCTTGATGGGTGATGGAGCGCCAACTAGACATTTGCAGCTATTGACTCAATCGGATATCTCGGTTGAGGTGCTTGCGATGACGAATATTGGGGACGATAATGATAATGCGCCTTCGGATATTTCATTGATTGCTGCGCCACGGATTCGCCGACAGATCTTTTTGCGATCGCAGCAAACGGGGGAAATTTTCTCCCATGCGACATCTTGGTGGTCAGAAGCGGCGATGCAAAAATATTTAAAAGATCCGTCTCTACCGATCTGGGTCAGCCTCAACCAAAAATATACCGAGCTTTATCGCGATCTCAAGGGTATTTATAAGGGGGCTTGTCCTAATTTGGCGAAAGCTTTTGGCTATCCTGAGGTTGACACCTATTGGGCTAGACATTATTTGTTATGGCATGGCGGCGAACCGATCACCATGCTCTATGAAATTTATTCACCAGCGATCGGTAAATATCTTGGCTCCAGTAGCCTGTAA
- a CDS encoding GerMN domain-containing protein: MKIPVLSKSTWFALVAAAVVGGSSAAVLVHSTLNNQPNSQSSVPSSINQVAQSPSATRAVDGELAVYWIEASSNKLTAVPIAVKAKSNDEAIASVINMLITEKPPETELYSAIPESTKVLSSTSKNKEIRIDLSKDFTKGGGSASMQGRIIQVLYTATTLEPDAKVYLSVEGKPLKYIGGEGLEVPQPMTRKDFALEF, from the coding sequence ATGAAAATTCCAGTTTTAAGCAAAAGTACTTGGTTTGCACTTGTAGCTGCGGCTGTTGTTGGCGGTTCTAGTGCGGCTGTGTTGGTGCATAGTACTTTAAATAATCAGCCAAATTCCCAATCATCAGTCCCGTCTTCAATCAATCAAGTGGCTCAATCACCTTCAGCAACTAGGGCTGTAGATGGTGAGTTGGCAGTTTATTGGATCGAGGCTAGCAGCAACAAACTAACAGCCGTGCCGATCGCCGTTAAAGCCAAAAGCAATGATGAGGCGATCGCTTCAGTAATTAACATGTTGATTACCGAAAAGCCTCCTGAAACTGAACTTTATAGCGCTATTCCTGAAAGTACGAAAGTCTTAAGTTCAACATCAAAAAACAAGGAAATTCGCATTGATTTATCTAAAGACTTTACTAAAGGTGGTGGCTCAGCCTCAATGCAGGGAAGGATCATTCAGGTTTTATATACAGCCACAACTTTGGAACCCGATGCAAAAGTTTATTTGTCCGTTGAAGGTAAACCATTAAAATATATCGGTGGTGAAGGTTTAGAAGTACCGCAACCAATGACCCGCAAAGATTTCGCGCTAGAGTTTTAG